In Mycolicibacterium alvei, a single window of DNA contains:
- a CDS encoding nuclear transport factor 2 family protein — protein sequence MSSTRDDHIADVIRRYVSLLATGSADDLLELFAEHATVEDPVGSDVRTGRAEIHEFFSTLEALDRQTELVLLRVVGNEAAFSFTISFKVGDTPMRLQPIDTMTFDGDGKITSVRSYFAPADLVEV from the coding sequence ATGTCGTCAACCAGGGATGACCATATTGCCGACGTGATTCGTCGCTACGTCTCGCTGCTCGCGACCGGTAGCGCCGATGATCTCCTGGAACTGTTTGCCGAACACGCGACCGTGGAAGATCCGGTCGGCAGTGATGTCCGGACCGGCCGGGCGGAGATCCACGAATTCTTCTCCACCTTGGAGGCATTGGATCGCCAGACCGAACTGGTGTTGCTCCGTGTCGTCGGAAACGAGGCGGCGTTCTCGTTCACCATCAGTTTCAAGGTCGGCGACACCCCGATGCGCCTGCAACCGATCGACACGATGACATTCGACGGAGACGGCAAGATCACCTCGGTGCGAAGCTATTTCGCGCCAGCGGACCTTGTTGAGGTATAG